The following are encoded together in the Blautia obeum ATCC 29174 genome:
- a CDS encoding LrgB family protein: MDNLILSSATVGIVISLLAYEIGLAAQRKWKLAVLNPLLISIILVIAFLVVFHVDYESYNMSAKYLSYLLTPATVCLAIPLYLQLDLLKKNIVAILVGVFSGVLASLGTVLAMSVVFGLNHKEYVTMLPKSITTAIGMGVSEELGGYVTISVAVIIITGVLGNMAAEFICKLFRIKSPISRGLAIGTASHAVGTARAMELGEVEGAMSSLAIVVCGLCTVIGASIFSYLW; the protein is encoded by the coding sequence ATGGATAATCTGATTTTGAGTTCTGCAACAGTTGGAATCGTGATCAGCCTGCTGGCTTATGAGATCGGCCTGGCTGCTCAGCGCAAATGGAAACTGGCAGTTTTAAATCCATTGTTGATTTCCATCATACTTGTAATTGCGTTTCTGGTAGTATTTCATGTGGATTATGAAAGTTACAATATGAGTGCCAAATATCTGAGCTATCTTCTGACACCGGCAACGGTCTGTCTGGCTATACCTCTTTATCTTCAGCTGGATCTGTTGAAGAAAAATATAGTAGCGATTCTTGTTGGTGTATTTTCCGGAGTGCTCGCAAGTCTTGGAACCGTACTTGCAATGTCAGTCGTATTCGGTCTGAACCATAAAGAATATGTAACGATGCTTCCAAAATCTATTACTACAGCGATCGGTATGGGAGTATCTGAGGAACTTGGCGGATATGTGACAATTTCTGTTGCGGTGATCATCATTACAGGAGTACTTGGAAATATGGCAGCAGAATTTATCTGTAAGCTTTTCCGTATTAAGAGCCCGATTTCCAGAGGCCTTGCAATCGGCACGGCATCCCATGCAGTAGGAACTGCGAGAGCAATGGAACTGGGTGAAGTCGAGGGAGCAATGAGCAGTCTTGCTATCGTTGTGTGCGGTCTGTGCACAGTAATCGGAGCATCCATCTTTTCCTATCTGTGGTAA
- a CDS encoding CidA/LrgA family protein, whose product MKYLRQFGIILAVTCAGEIMKYFIPLPIPGSIYGLILMFVLLLAKVIKVEHVKETGEFLIEIMPLMFIPAGVGLVTSWSQLQSFLVPLLVITVVSTFVVMIVTGKVTDFLISRKGEKKNG is encoded by the coding sequence GTGAAATATTTAAGACAGTTTGGAATCATTCTGGCTGTGACCTGCGCGGGGGAGATTATGAAATATTTTATCCCGCTTCCAATACCGGGTAGTATTTATGGACTGATTCTGATGTTTGTGCTTCTGCTTGCAAAAGTGATCAAGGTAGAACACGTAAAAGAAACAGGAGAATTTCTGATTGAGATCATGCCGCTTATGTTTATCCCGGCAGGTGTAGGACTTGTTACGTCCTGGAGTCAGTTGCAGTCTTTCCTGGTGCCACTTCTTGTAATAACAGTAGTATCTACATTTGTAGTTATGATTGTGACAGGAAAAGTGACAGATTTCTTAATTTCAAGAAAAGGAGAGAAGAAGAATGGATAA
- the tnpA gene encoding IS200/IS605 family transposase has translation MDSNSLSHTKWNCKYHIVFAPKYRRKVAYGKIKQDIANILSMLCKRKGVKIVEAEICPDHVHMLVEIPPSISVSYFVGYLKGKSTLMIFERHANLKYKYGNRHFWCRGYYVDTVGKNAKKIQEYIANQLQEDLEYDQMTLKEYIDPFTGEPVKPNK, from the coding sequence ATGGATAGTAATAGTTTATCACATACAAAATGGAATTGTAAGTATCATATTGTATTTGCACCAAAATATAGAAGAAAAGTAGCATATGGAAAAATAAAGCAGGATATAGCGAATATTTTGAGTATGTTATGTAAGAGAAAAGGTGTAAAAATTGTAGAAGCGGAAATATGTCCAGATCATGTACACATGCTAGTAGAAATTCCACCGAGCATAAGTGTATCGTATTTTGTAGGGTACTTAAAAGGAAAAAGTACACTTATGATATTTGAAAGACATGCAAATTTAAAATATAAATATGGAAATAGACATTTCTGGTGTCGAGGATATTATGTAGATACGGTAGGGAAAAATGCAAAGAAAATACAGGAATATATAGCAAATCAGTTACAAGAAGATTTGGAATATGACCAGATGACACTGAAAGAGTATATTGACCCGTTCACGGGTGAGCCAGTAAAACCGAACAAATAA
- a CDS encoding nitroreductase family protein — translation MFKDIVKASRSYRGYDESYRFSREELEDFVDCARFAPSSVNAQPFRYYLAWENEEVDRIQKLTNWARALPQMQLPHPGMCPTGFIIICQDLNLGASIPRYQKDVGIVAQTMLLAAAERGLGGCMIGNYNADSVKKELHLAENLAPVLIVAFGKPAEKIVIKEIEEGENIAYYRDENDVHYVPKRKLEDIIIKK, via the coding sequence ATGTTCAAAGATATTGTAAAAGCAAGCAGAAGCTACAGAGGATATGATGAATCTTATCGCTTCAGCAGAGAAGAGTTGGAAGACTTCGTGGACTGCGCGCGTTTTGCACCGTCCAGCGTGAACGCCCAGCCATTTCGTTATTATCTGGCATGGGAGAATGAAGAAGTAGACCGAATCCAGAAACTGACAAACTGGGCGCGGGCGCTTCCGCAGATGCAGCTTCCTCATCCGGGCATGTGCCCGACAGGATTTATCATCATCTGCCAGGATCTGAACCTTGGAGCTTCCATCCCTAGATACCAGAAAGATGTCGGAATTGTGGCACAGACCATGCTTTTGGCGGCAGCTGAACGTGGACTTGGCGGTTGCATGATTGGAAACTACAATGCCGATTCCGTCAAAAAAGAACTGCACCTCGCCGAAAATCTCGCTCCGGTGCTGATCGTGGCATTTGGCAAGCCGGCAGAAAAAATTGTGATCAAAGAAATCGAGGAAGGCGAGAACATTGCCTATTACCGCGATGAGAACGATGTACATTACGTACCCAAAAGAAAACTGGAAGACATTATAATAAAGAAATAA
- a CDS encoding aldo/keto reductase, which produces MEYRTLGKTGLKISRMGFGGIPIQKIDEEGTKKLLHAMAEKGINYIDSARGYTVSERYIGYGLEGIRDKFVLATKSMARTKEAMAADIETSLNNFRTDYIDLYQVHNPSMEQLDQVIGEGGALEALIEAKAAGKIGHIGLTAHSTAVFERALELDWVETIMFPYNIVEQQGAELIRKCAEKNIGFIDMKPLAGGAIEDGTLALRYVCSNPDVTVVIPGMAEIRELDENMAACSDSTPLTEEELKKMEEVRAQLGNDFCRRCNYCAPCTVGINIPSVFLFAGYLQRYDLADWAKERYSTLKVKASACIGCGKCEPRCPYHLPIREKLKVCAKDMGE; this is translated from the coding sequence ATGGAGTACAGAACACTTGGAAAAACAGGATTGAAGATTTCACGTATGGGATTCGGAGGCATTCCGATTCAGAAAATCGATGAAGAAGGGACAAAGAAGCTTCTTCATGCAATGGCAGAAAAAGGAATCAACTATATTGATTCCGCGAGAGGATACACAGTCAGTGAACGGTATATCGGTTATGGGCTGGAGGGAATTCGTGATAAATTTGTACTTGCGACAAAATCCATGGCAAGAACAAAAGAAGCAATGGCGGCAGATATTGAGACAAGTCTGAATAACTTCCGCACAGACTATATTGATCTGTATCAGGTACATAATCCAAGCATGGAACAGCTAGATCAGGTTATTGGAGAGGGCGGTGCACTGGAGGCGCTTATAGAAGCCAAAGCAGCTGGAAAAATCGGACACATTGGACTGACTGCGCATTCCACTGCTGTTTTTGAGCGTGCATTGGAGCTGGATTGGGTAGAAACAATTATGTTTCCATATAATATTGTAGAGCAGCAGGGCGCTGAACTGATTCGCAAATGTGCTGAAAAAAATATCGGATTTATTGATATGAAACCACTTGCCGGTGGCGCAATCGAAGATGGTACACTTGCACTTCGCTATGTCTGTTCCAATCCGGATGTGACTGTTGTGATTCCAGGAATGGCAGAGATCCGTGAACTGGACGAAAATATGGCAGCCTGCTCTGATTCTACACCTCTTACAGAGGAAGAACTCAAGAAGATGGAGGAGGTTCGCGCGCAGCTTGGAAATGATTTCTGTCGTCGCTGCAATTACTGTGCACCATGTACCGTAGGTATCAATATCCCAAGTGTATTTCTCTTTGCCGGTTATCTGCAGAGATATGATCTGGCAGACTGGGCGAAAGAACGCTACAGCACGCTGAAAGTAAAAGCTTCTGCATGCATTGGCTGTGGCAAATGTGAGCCAAGATGTCCATATCATCTGCCAATCAGAGAAAAATTAAAGGTATGCGCGAAAGATATGGGAGAATAA
- the efp gene encoding elongation factor P, which translates to MISAGDFRNGVTIEIEGNVCQIVEFQHVKPGKGAAFVRTKYKNIITGAVLEKSFRPTEKFPQARIDRVDMSYLYNDGDLYNFMNTETYDQVALTKEQVGDSLKFVKENEVVKVCSWNGNVYAIEPPLFVELEVIETEPGFAGNTAQGATKPATVETGAQVMVPLFVNQGDKLKIDTRTGEYLSRV; encoded by the coding sequence ATGATTTCTGCAGGTGATTTCAGAAACGGTGTCACAATCGAAATTGAAGGAAACGTATGTCAGATCGTTGAATTCCAGCATGTAAAACCTGGAAAAGGCGCTGCGTTCGTAAGAACAAAATATAAAAACATTATCACAGGAGCTGTACTGGAAAAATCTTTCCGTCCTACAGAGAAATTCCCACAGGCTCGTATCGACCGTGTGGACATGAGTTATCTGTACAATGATGGAGACCTTTACAACTTCATGAATACAGAAACATATGATCAGGTTGCACTTACAAAAGAACAGGTTGGAGATTCTCTCAAATTCGTTAAAGAGAACGAAGTTGTTAAAGTTTGTTCCTGGAATGGAAATGTATATGCAATCGAGCCGCCTCTGTTTGTAGAACTTGAAGTTATCGAGACAGAGCCAGGATTTGCTGGAAACACAGCACAGGGTGCTACAAAACCTGCAACTGTTGAAACAGGTGCTCAGGTAATGGTTCCGCTGTTCGTTAACCAGGGAGATAAACTGAAAATCGATACAAGAACAGGTGAATATCTGTCTCGTGTATAA
- a CDS encoding shikimate kinase: MNHVVIIGFMGSGKTRVGKQLSKDLGLPFVDLEKIITKRMNLSAREIFERFGEPYYRALETLALKQLIQDSERKVISLGAGLPLQEQNEKYLRELGTVVYLKGSLATLKKRLEGSKKDPMLDGEDRDDKIKKLLKQRDPVYQKFADIQVTTGEVPFEELIKEIEEKLASYEKK, translated from the coding sequence ATGAACCACGTGGTGATCATTGGGTTTATGGGTTCGGGAAAAACGAGAGTTGGAAAGCAGCTTTCCAAAGACTTGGGATTACCATTTGTTGATCTGGAGAAGATCATTACAAAGAGGATGAATCTTTCTGCAAGAGAGATATTCGAGAGATTCGGAGAGCCGTATTACCGTGCATTGGAGACTCTGGCACTGAAACAGCTGATTCAGGATTCAGAGCGCAAGGTGATTTCACTTGGAGCAGGTCTTCCACTGCAGGAACAGAACGAAAAATATCTCAGAGAACTTGGTACAGTTGTTTATCTGAAAGGATCACTGGCAACGCTCAAGAAACGTCTGGAGGGATCCAAAAAAGATCCGATGCTGGATGGGGAAGACAGAGATGACAAGATCAAGAAACTTCTGAAACAGAGAGATCCGGTATATCAGAAGTTTGCTGATATTCAGGTAACGACAGGAGAAGTGCCTTTTGAGGAGCTTATTAAAGAAATTGAAGAGAAATTGGCTTCTTATGAAAAAAAGTAG
- a CDS encoding YqeG family HAD IIIA-type phosphatase translates to MFRCFFPDEYLDSAYVIDYDRLYREGYRGLIYDIDNTLVPHGAPADERAIALFAHLRELGFGYCLLSNNQIERVSSFADAIGAQFIENAHKPSVRNYKKAMELLGTDTGNTIFIGDQLFTDVYGAKRSGIRNILVKPIHPKEEIQIVLKRYLEKIVLHFYKKEEGIS, encoded by the coding sequence ATGTTTCGATGTTTTTTTCCAGATGAATATCTGGATTCTGCGTATGTGATAGATTATGACCGCCTTTACCGCGAAGGGTACCGCGGTCTGATCTATGACATTGATAATACACTTGTGCCTCACGGGGCACCGGCAGATGAGCGGGCAATTGCACTTTTTGCACATTTGAGAGAACTTGGATTTGGCTATTGTCTGTTGTCAAACAATCAGATTGAGCGGGTTTCCTCATTTGCAGATGCGATTGGCGCACAGTTTATTGAGAATGCGCACAAGCCATCTGTACGTAATTATAAGAAAGCAATGGAACTTCTTGGAACAGACACAGGAAATACCATTTTTATAGGAGATCAGCTTTTCACAGATGTATATGGGGCCAAAAGAAGCGGCATCCGTAATATTCTGGTGAAGCCGATTCATCCAAAAGAAGAAATTCAGATTGTGCTCAAACGTTATCTGGAAAAAATAGTATTACATTTTTACAAAAAGGAGGAGGGGATTTCATGA
- a CDS encoding citrate/2-methylcitrate synthase, whose translation MTGFNTKVTPEIENLTQMCVDHSSMDVSLYGKYDVKRGLRDINGKGVLAGLTQISNVQAVKVIDGKEVPCAGSLYYRGYNIKDLTAGFVNDNRFGFEETTYLLLFGKLPSAKELADFQALLAAQRSLPRNFVRDVIMKAPGRDIMNALSRSVLTLYSYDNNPDDISLPNVLRQCLNLISEFPLLSVYGYQAYSHYVRGKSLYIHNPKKELSTAENILRMLRPDKKYTDLEAKILDLALILHMEHGGGNNSTFTTHVVSSSGTDTYSAIAAALGSLKGPKHGGANIKVIQMFQDMKKEVRDWEDEEEVRAYLKHLLHKEAFDRRGLIYGMGHAIYSVSDPRAEVLKGFVESLAKEKGRMKDYRLYSMVEWMAPQVIAEERRIYKGVSANVDFYSGFVYSMLDLPLELYTPMFAVARIVGWSAHRMEELINTDKIIRPAYKNVLPEAEYIPLSER comes from the coding sequence ATGACAGGATTTAACACAAAAGTAACACCGGAAATTGAAAATCTGACACAGATGTGCGTAGATCATTCCAGTATGGATGTGTCACTTTATGGAAAGTACGATGTAAAAAGAGGACTTCGAGACATCAATGGTAAAGGCGTTCTGGCCGGGTTGACACAGATATCCAATGTACAGGCGGTTAAAGTTATTGATGGGAAAGAAGTTCCCTGTGCAGGAAGTCTTTATTACCGAGGGTATAATATCAAAGATCTGACGGCGGGTTTTGTCAATGATAATCGGTTTGGATTTGAAGAGACGACCTACCTGCTTTTGTTTGGTAAACTTCCAAGTGCAAAAGAACTTGCAGATTTCCAGGCTTTGCTGGCAGCCCAGCGTTCATTACCAAGAAATTTTGTGCGTGATGTTATCATGAAAGCACCGGGACGTGATATTATGAATGCGCTTTCACGAAGCGTGCTTACTTTATATTCCTATGATAATAATCCAGATGATATTTCACTTCCGAATGTACTAAGACAGTGCCTGAACCTGATCAGTGAATTTCCGCTGCTTTCCGTATATGGATATCAGGCATACAGTCATTATGTGAGAGGTAAGAGTCTTTATATCCACAATCCGAAGAAAGAACTTTCTACAGCTGAGAATATTCTTCGGATGCTCAGACCAGATAAAAAATATACAGATTTGGAAGCGAAGATCCTTGATCTGGCATTGATACTTCATATGGAACATGGTGGTGGTAACAACTCTACATTTACAACACATGTTGTTTCATCATCCGGAACGGATACATATTCTGCAATTGCTGCTGCACTCGGCTCACTGAAAGGCCCGAAACATGGCGGTGCGAATATCAAGGTTATTCAGATGTTCCAGGATATGAAGAAAGAAGTCCGTGACTGGGAAGATGAAGAGGAAGTTCGTGCATATCTGAAACACCTTCTTCATAAAGAAGCATTTGACAGACGTGGCCTGATCTATGGTATGGGACATGCAATTTATTCTGTTTCCGATCCGAGAGCAGAAGTTCTTAAGGGATTTGTAGAAAGCCTCGCAAAAGAAAAAGGACGTATGAAAGATTATCGTCTGTATTCCATGGTTGAATGGATGGCTCCACAGGTGATTGCAGAAGAACGCCGTATTTATAAGGGTGTCAGCGCCAATGTTGATTTTTACAGTGGATTTGTATACAGCATGTTGGATCTTCCACTGGAACTCTATACACCGATGTTTGCCGTGGCACGTATTGTTGGATGGAGTGCGCATCGAATGGAAGAGTTGATCAATACAGATAAGATCATCCGCCCGGCATATAAGAATGTTCTGCCTGAGGCAGAATATATTCCTCTCAGCGAGAGATAA
- a CDS encoding aminotransferase class I/II-fold pyridoxal phosphate-dependent enzyme has product MRTFDKSTKLDNVLYDVRGPVVDEAARMEEEGKEILKLNIGNPYPFGFSAPQEVILDMLSNIRTSQGYSDSKGIFSARKAIMQYAQLRNIPNVSMNDIYTGNGVSELINLCMQALLDNGDEILIPAPDYPLWTATATLAGGNVVHYVCDEQSDWYPDIDDIRSKITDKTKAIVIINPNNPTGAVYPKEILEQIVQIAREKELIIFSDEIYDRLVMDGYEHTSIASLAPDVFCVTFSGLSKSHMIAGFRIGWMILSGAKDKAKGYIEGIKMLSSMRLCSNVPAQSIVQTALGGYQSVTEYIKPGGRVYEQRECIYNALKDIPGISVVKPHAAFYIFPKIDTEKFNITNDEQFALDFLHEKQVLIVPGKGFNWMKPDHFRIVYLPNIRQLEKSMEKLREFLRTYQQR; this is encoded by the coding sequence ATGAGAACATTTGACAAATCAACAAAGCTCGATAATGTACTGTATGATGTGAGAGGACCGGTGGTTGATGAGGCGGCCAGAATGGAAGAGGAAGGCAAAGAAATTCTGAAACTGAATATCGGAAACCCGTATCCGTTCGGATTCTCAGCTCCTCAGGAAGTGATTCTGGATATGCTGAGCAATATCCGTACATCTCAGGGATATTCCGATTCCAAGGGAATCTTTTCTGCACGTAAGGCAATCATGCAGTATGCGCAGCTTCGTAATATTCCAAATGTTTCCATGAATGATATATATACTGGAAATGGTGTAAGTGAGCTGATTAATCTCTGTATGCAGGCACTTCTGGATAATGGAGATGAGATTCTGATCCCGGCACCGGACTATCCGCTCTGGACGGCTACAGCTACACTGGCCGGGGGAAACGTTGTCCATTACGTCTGCGATGAACAGTCAGACTGGTATCCTGATATCGATGATATCAGAAGCAAGATCACAGATAAGACAAAAGCAATCGTCATCATCAATCCGAATAACCCGACAGGTGCAGTATATCCCAAAGAAATTCTTGAACAGATCGTTCAGATCGCAAGAGAAAAAGAACTGATCATTTTTTCGGATGAGATTTATGACCGCCTGGTTATGGACGGATATGAGCATACATCCATTGCCTCTCTGGCACCGGATGTTTTCTGTGTTACATTTTCCGGATTGTCCAAATCCCACATGATCGCTGGATTCCGTATCGGATGGATGATCTTAAGTGGAGCAAAGGACAAGGCAAAAGGCTATATAGAAGGAATCAAGATGCTTTCCTCTATGAGACTTTGTTCCAATGTGCCGGCACAGTCGATCGTGCAGACAGCACTTGGTGGATACCAGAGTGTCACAGAGTATATCAAACCGGGTGGAAGAGTTTATGAGCAGAGAGAGTGCATCTATAATGCACTGAAAGATATCCCGGGAATTTCTGTAGTAAAACCTCATGCTGCTTTCTATATCTTCCCGAAGATCGATACCGAGAAGTTCAATATTACAAATGATGAACAGTTTGCACTTGATTTCCTGCATGAGAAACAGGTACTGATCGTTCCGGGCAAAGGCTTTAACTGGATGAAACCAGATCATTTCAGAATTGTTTATCTTCCAAATATAAGACAGCTTGAGAAGTCAATGGAAAAACTTAGAGAATTTCTGCGCACATATCAGCAGAGATAA
- the gdhA gene encoding NADP-specific glutamate dehydrogenase: protein MSYTEEVYERVVAQNPGEPEFHQAVKEVLDSLKVVIDKNEEKYRSLSVLERLVEPERIISFRVPWVDDNGKVQVNKGYRVQFNSAIGPYKGGLRFHPTVNQSILKFLGFEQVFKNSLTGLPIGGGKGGSNFDPKGKSDREVMAFCQSFMTELCKYIGADTDVPAGDIGVGGREIGYLFGQYKRVRDLYEGVLTGKGLTYGGSLIRTEATGYGVVYILNELMKDHNDSLDGKTVVVTGSGNVAIYAVQKATQLGAKVVAMCDSNGYIHDPNGINLDIVKDIKEVKRGRIKEYADRVEGATYTEGVGIWNIKCDVYLPCATQNELDLDGVKTLIANGCKYIVEGANMPTTREATDYAMANGVLFLPGKASNAGGVATSALEMSQNSQRLSWTSEEVDAKLHQIMVDIYAKISDAAKRYDMPDNFVVGANIAGFEKVVDAMMAQGIV, encoded by the coding sequence ATGTCTTACACAGAAGAAGTTTATGAAAGAGTCGTTGCACAGAATCCTGGCGAACCAGAATTCCATCAGGCAGTCAAAGAAGTACTGGATTCTCTGAAAGTTGTTATCGACAAAAATGAAGAAAAATACCGCAGTCTTTCCGTTCTGGAACGTCTGGTAGAGCCAGAAAGAATCATTTCTTTCCGTGTTCCGTGGGTAGATGACAACGGCAAAGTACAGGTAAACAAAGGATACCGTGTACAGTTCAACAGTGCAATCGGACCTTACAAGGGTGGTCTTCGTTTCCATCCGACAGTAAACCAGAGCATTCTTAAATTTCTCGGCTTCGAACAGGTTTTCAAAAACTCCCTTACAGGTCTCCCGATCGGTGGCGGTAAAGGTGGTTCCAACTTCGATCCTAAGGGCAAATCTGACAGAGAAGTTATGGCATTCTGCCAGAGCTTTATGACAGAACTCTGCAAATACATCGGCGCAGACACAGACGTACCGGCTGGTGACATCGGTGTTGGCGGACGTGAGATTGGATATCTCTTCGGACAGTACAAACGTGTTCGTGATCTTTATGAAGGCGTTCTGACAGGTAAAGGACTTACCTATGGTGGTTCCCTGATCCGTACAGAAGCTACCGGATACGGTGTTGTATATATTCTGAACGAACTGATGAAAGACCACAACGATTCTCTTGACGGAAAAACTGTTGTTGTTACAGGTTCCGGTAATGTTGCAATCTATGCAGTGCAGAAAGCTACTCAGCTTGGTGCAAAGGTTGTTGCAATGTGCGACTCTAACGGATATATCCATGATCCAAACGGAATCAACCTTGACATTGTCAAAGATATCAAAGAAGTAAAACGTGGACGTATCAAAGAATACGCTGACCGTGTAGAAGGTGCTACTTACACAGAAGGTGTTGGCATCTGGAACATCAAATGTGATGTATATCTTCCATGCGCAACTCAGAACGAACTTGACCTTGATGGTGTAAAAACTCTGATTGCAAACGGATGCAAATATATCGTAGAAGGTGCAAACATGCCTACTACAAGAGAAGCTACAGACTACGCTATGGCAAACGGTGTTCTCTTCCTTCCTGGAAAAGCATCCAATGCAGGTGGTGTTGCTACTTCCGCACTGGAAATGAGCCAGAACTCTCAGAGACTTTCCTGGACATCCGAAGAAGTTGATGCCAAACTTCATCAGATCATGGTTGACATCTATGCTAAGATCAGCGATGCTGCAAAACGTTATGATATGCCGGACAACTTCGTTGTTGGTGCTAACATTGCAGGTTTCGAAAAGGTTGTAGATGCAATGATGGCCCAGGGTATTGTTTAA
- the nrdR gene encoding transcriptional regulator NrdR — MRCPFCNQDNSKVVDSRPVDDTNSIRRRRMCESCGKRFTTYEKVETIPLSVIKKDQTREQYDRSKIQGGILRACYKRPIPVEKIESLMDSIEGDIFDTADKEISSTRIGEIVMEHLKDLDAVAYVRFASVYREFKDVSTFMDELKKFMEP, encoded by the coding sequence GTGAGATGCCCGTTTTGTAATCAGGATAACAGCAAGGTTGTAGACTCCCGACCGGTAGATGATACAAATTCAATCCGGAGACGGCGAATGTGTGAATCCTGTGGAAAAAGATTTACGACATACGAAAAAGTTGAAACTATTCCATTGAGTGTCATTAAGAAGGATCAGACACGTGAACAGTATGACCGTTCCAAGATTCAGGGCGGAATTCTGCGTGCCTGCTATAAGAGACCGATTCCGGTGGAAAAGATCGAGTCGCTGATGGATTCTATAGAGGGAGATATTTTTGACACAGCAGACAAAGAAATTTCCAGTACCCGCATTGGTGAGATTGTCATGGAACATCTGAAGGACCTGGATGCAGTTGCTTATGTTCGCTTTGCTTCTGTCTACAGAGAATTCAAGGATGTCAGTACATTTATGGATGAACTGAAGAAATTTATGGAACCATAA
- a CDS encoding PRC-barrel domain-containing protein, producing the protein MRLCELRQKEVINTCTCRSLGCPVDLEFDRKTGAITALIVPGPGKFCFFPGRESEYIIPWCCICQIGDDIILVEVKEEKCFHKDHLL; encoded by the coding sequence ATGCGATTATGTGAGCTTAGACAGAAAGAAGTCATCAATACCTGTACCTGTCGCAGTCTTGGCTGCCCGGTCGATCTGGAGTTCGACCGCAAAACAGGAGCCATCACTGCTCTCATCGTTCCAGGTCCCGGCAAATTCTGTTTTTTTCCCGGCAGAGAAAGCGAATACATCATTCCCTGGTGCTGCATCTGCCAGATTGGTGATGATATCATCCTCGTCGAAGTCAAAGAAGAAAAATGTTTTCACAAAGACCACCTTCTCTGA
- the sigG gene encoding RNA polymerase sporulation sigma factor SigG — translation MALNKVEICGVNTSSLPILKSDEKEALFQKIKKGDSEAREQYIKGNLRLVLSVIKRFQNSNENADDLFQIGCIGLMKAVDNFDDTLNVKFSTYAVPMIIGEIRRYLRDYNSIRVSRSLRDIAYKAIYTKENMIKKNLKEPTIDEIADEIGIEKEMIVYALDAIQSPVSLFEPVYSEGGDTLYVMDQISDQKNKEDHWLENLSLREAMNRLNQREKHIIEMRFYEGRTQMEVADEIGISQAQVSRLEKNALKTMKNYLRS, via the coding sequence ATGGCACTTAATAAAGTAGAAATCTGCGGGGTAAATACATCCAGTCTTCCGATCCTGAAGTCGGACGAAAAAGAAGCATTATTTCAAAAGATCAAAAAAGGAGATTCTGAAGCTCGCGAACAATATATCAAAGGAAATCTCCGCCTTGTGTTAAGTGTTATCAAACGATTTCAGAACAGCAATGAAAATGCCGATGATCTTTTTCAGATCGGGTGCATTGGTCTTATGAAAGCCGTCGATAATTTTGACGATACACTGAATGTCAAATTCTCGACATATGCAGTCCCGATGATCATCGGTGAGATCCGCCGCTATCTACGGGATTATAACAGTATCCGGGTAAGCCGTTCTCTGCGCGACATTGCCTATAAAGCCATTTATACCAAAGAAAATATGATCAAAAAGAATCTGAAGGAACCAACGATCGATGAAATTGCTGATGAGATCGGCATTGAAAAAGAAATGATCGTATATGCCCTGGATGCGATCCAGAGTCCTGTCAGCTTGTTTGAACCGGTATACTCCGAGGGTGGCGATACGCTGTATGTCATGGATCAGATCAGCGATCAGAAAAACAAAGAAGACCACTGGCTGGAAAACCTATCTCTCCGGGAAGCCATGAACCGGCTTAACCAGAGAGAAAAGCACATCATTGAAATGCGCTTCTATGAGGGTCGGACACAGATGGAAGTTGCTGATGAAATCGGCATCTCTCAGGCGCAGGTCAGCCGCCTTGAAAAAAATGCTCTGAAGACCATGAAAAATTATCTGAGATCCTGA